The following coding sequences are from one Funiculus sociatus GB2-C1 window:
- a CDS encoding diflavin flavoprotein has product MTTTKPRDVQVLPIGADTTVLRSRTWERLKFEVEYALQRGTTANSYLIQADKTALFDPPGESFTEIFLSALQQRIDVKKLDYVILGHVNPNRLVTLNALLKLAPQITFVCSNPGAKLLRELFKNTFNDTLQEHGLKIAVMRGEETLDLGNGHHLQFIPTPSPRWPDELCTHDPQTEILYTDKLFGAHICGDQVFDEGWTVFSEDRRYYFDSLMAPHARQVETALDKLRDFPARLYATGHGPLVRYSLIPLTQAYRQWSEKQRATETSVALIYASAYGNTATVAQAIATGITKAGVAVESINCEFAEPAEIQEAVEKSAGFIMGSPTLGGHAPTPIQTALGIVLSTATKTQLAGVFGSFGWSGEAIDLIEGKLKDAGYQFGFDPIRVKFKPTDVTLKYCEEVGTDFAQALKKAKKARVPKQQTGDSQTARIEQAVGRLVGSVCVVTTKQGELSGAMLASWVSQATFNPPGLTVAVAKDRAIESLMHSGGNFVLNILPEGKHLGLMKHFLKPFGPGEDRFAGVATQEAENGCPILSDALAYLECSVRNRMECGDHWLIYSVVENGKLLQQEGVTAVHHRKSGSHY; this is encoded by the coding sequence ATGACAACCACCAAACCCCGCGATGTTCAAGTTCTCCCGATTGGTGCAGATACAACCGTGTTGCGATCGCGCACTTGGGAAAGACTCAAGTTTGAAGTAGAATATGCCTTACAACGAGGCACAACAGCTAATTCCTATTTGATTCAAGCGGATAAAACAGCGCTTTTTGACCCGCCGGGAGAATCGTTCACAGAAATTTTTCTCTCAGCTTTACAACAGCGAATTGATGTTAAAAAGCTGGATTATGTAATTTTGGGACACGTTAATCCCAACCGCTTAGTCACCCTGAATGCTTTACTAAAACTAGCTCCTCAGATTACCTTTGTTTGTTCAAATCCTGGGGCGAAACTTTTACGGGAATTGTTCAAAAACACCTTCAATGACACCTTGCAAGAACACGGTTTAAAAATTGCCGTGATGCGAGGGGAAGAAACCCTAGATTTAGGCAATGGTCATCACTTACAATTTATCCCCACGCCTAGCCCCCGTTGGCCTGATGAGCTTTGCACGCACGACCCGCAAACGGAAATTCTATACACAGATAAGTTATTCGGGGCGCACATTTGCGGCGATCAAGTGTTTGACGAAGGGTGGACTGTGTTTAGCGAGGATCGACGCTACTATTTCGATTCTCTCATGGCTCCCCACGCTCGTCAGGTGGAGACAGCACTGGATAAACTAAGAGATTTTCCCGCTAGACTCTATGCTACTGGTCATGGCCCTTTGGTACGCTACAGTTTGATACCCCTGACTCAGGCTTATCGACAATGGAGCGAGAAGCAAAGAGCTACTGAAACGAGCGTAGCGCTAATCTATGCTTCAGCTTATGGGAATACGGCGACAGTAGCGCAAGCGATCGCTACTGGTATCACTAAAGCTGGTGTTGCTGTCGAATCTATCAACTGCGAATTTGCCGAACCCGCTGAAATTCAAGAAGCTGTGGAAAAATCCGCCGGGTTTATCATGGGTTCTCCCACCCTCGGCGGTCATGCTCCCACCCCGATTCAAACTGCACTAGGAATTGTCCTATCCACCGCCACCAAAACTCAACTCGCTGGTGTTTTTGGTTCCTTTGGTTGGAGCGGCGAAGCAATTGATTTAATTGAAGGTAAATTAAAAGATGCTGGTTATCAATTTGGCTTTGACCCCATCCGCGTCAAATTTAAGCCCACAGATGTAACGCTCAAATACTGCGAAGAAGTTGGTACAGACTTTGCTCAAGCTTTGAAAAAAGCTAAAAAAGCAAGAGTACCCAAACAGCAAACTGGTGACTCGCAAACTGCTCGAATTGAACAAGCGGTAGGGCGTTTGGTTGGTTCTGTTTGTGTCGTCACCACCAAACAAGGCGAACTCAGTGGAGCAATGTTAGCTTCTTGGGTTTCTCAAGCAACCTTCAACCCACCTGGTTTAACTGTTGCTGTCGCCAAAGACCGAGCTATAGAATCGCTAATGCACTCTGGCGGAAACTTTGTCTTAAATATCTTGCCAGAAGGCAAACATCTGGGTTTAATGAAGCATTTTCTTAAACCTTTTGGCCCCGGTGAAGACAGATTTGCTGGTGTCGCCACGCAAGAAGCGGAAAATGGTTGTCCTATTCTCAGCGATGCTCTCGCCTATCTGGAATGTTCCGTCAGAAACCGCATGGAATGTGGCGACCACTGGTTAATCTACTCCGTAGTAGAAAATGGCAAGCTGCTACAGCAAGAAGGCGTTACAGCAGTGCATCACCGCAAATCTGGAAGCCATTATTAA